One region of Astyanax mexicanus isolate ESR-SI-001 chromosome 15, AstMex3_surface, whole genome shotgun sequence genomic DNA includes:
- the rhobtb1 gene encoding rho-related BTB domain-containing protein 1 isoform X1 — protein sequence MDYERPNVETIKCVVVGDNAVGKTRLICARACNTTLTQYQLLATHVPTVWAIDQYRVCQEVLERSRDVVDDVSVSLRLWDTFGDHHKDRRFAYGRSDVVVLCFSIANPNSLHHVKTMWYLEIKHFCPRTPVILVGCQLDLRYADLEAVNRARRPLARPIKPGDILPPERGREVAKELGIPYYETSVFDQFGIKDIFDNAIRAALISRRHLQFWKSHLRRVQKPLLQAPFLPPKAPPPLIKIPECPLNNRDGPRQLLENPLCADVMFIIQEHIHVFAHKIYLSTSSSKFYDLFQMDFSDESQCLVVTERHGRDQLMRTLSLDTEEDVAVLPNLSPCSLRASKSDGTLKIMSFSGRHRRTKLSLASWSKAFYSIHRETVVNPVTGTPAPMTVVKMDHSIQLGPFSAVLRFLYTGELDEKEKDLMKVAQIAEILEVFDLRMMVENIMNKEGFMNQEITKAFHVRKANRIKECLAKNNFTDVVFRLDDGTINAHKPLLISSCDWMAALFGGSFIESANNEVSFPNTSRVCMQVVLEYLYTNQLSPMADLDPMELIALANRLCLPRLIALTEQYAVSELVKAFKDGQDIDGEVLTYLELAQFHNASQLAAWCLHHICTNYNCICANYRKEIKSKSPENQEYFEKHRWPPVWYLKEEDHYQRVKKEREKEDVVLNKHHSRRRWCFWSTSPAVA from the exons GTGTTGGAGCGTTCCAGAGACGTGGTGGATGATGTCAGTGTCTCCCTCAGGCTCTGGGACACATTTGGAGACCACCACAAGGACAGACGCTTTGCATACGGCAG GTCTGACGTGGTGGTTCTCTGCTTTTCCATCGCCAACCCCAACTCCCTCCATCACGTCAAGACCATGTGGTACCTGGAGATCAAACACTTCTGCCCACGTACTCCCGTCATTCTCGTGGGGTGTCAGCTCGATCTACGCTACGCAGACTTGGAGGCCGTCAACCGAGCCAGACGACCATTAGCAAG GCCTATAAAACCTGGAGACATTTTGCCTCCAGAGCGAGGACGAGAAGTGGCCAAAGAGCTAGGCATTCCATATTATGAAACAAGTGTCTTCGATCAGTTTGGCATCAAAGACATCTTTGACAACGCCATCCGAGCCGCTCTCATCTCTAGACGCCACCTTCAGTTCTGGAAGTCCCATCTGCGGAGGGTCCAGAAGCCATTACTGCAGGCGCCCTTCCTCCCTCCCAAGGCCCCTCCGCCACTGATCAAGATCCCAGAATGTCCCCTGAACAACCGGGACGGACCCAGGCAGCTTCTAGAGAACCCCCTCTGTGCTGACGTCATGTTCATCATTCAAGAGCACATCCACGTGTTTGCCCACAAGATATACTTGTCTACCTCGTCCTCCAAGTTCTACGACCTTTTCCAGATGGACTTCTCTGATGAGTCCCAGTGCTTGGTGGTGACGGAGCGCCACGGGCGGGACCAGCTGATGCGGACTCTCAGCTTGGACACGGAGGAAGACGTGGCTGTGTTGCCCAATCTTTCGCCCTGTTCCCTACGCGCTTCCAAGAGTGACGGGACTCTGAAGATAATGAGCTTTAGCGGAAGACATCGTCGCACTAAGCTGTCCCTGGCGTCCTGGAGTAAAGCGTTCTACAGCATCCACAGAGAAACTGTGGTCAACCCAGTGACGGGCACTCCAGCTCCGATGACGGTGGTGAAGATGGACCACTCCATCCAGCTGGGGCCTTTCAGCGCAGTGCTGCGGTTTCTGTACACGGGGGAGCTGGACGAGAAGGAGAAGGATCTGATGAAGGTTGCTCAGATTGCTGAGATCCTGGAGGTGTTTGACCTGAGGATGATGGTTGAGAACATCATGAACAAAGAGGGTTTCATGAATCAGGAGATCACAAAAGCGTTCCATGTGAGGAAAGCCAACAGGATTAAGGAGTGTCTGGCCAAGAACAATTTCACAG ATGTGGTGTTCAGGCTGGATGACGGCACCATCAACGCACATAAGCCTTTGCTGATCTCCAGCTGTGATTGGATGGCTGCTCTGTTTGGAGGCTCGTTCATTGAGAGTGCAAACAATGAG GTTTCCTTCCCCAACACCAGCAGGGTGTGTATGCAGGTAGTGCTGGAGTACCTTTACACCAATCAGCTGTCGCCCATGGCCGACCTGGACCCAATGGAGTTAATCGCTCTGGCAAACAGACTGTGCCTTCCCCGCCTCATTGCCCTGACAG AGCAATACGCTGTGAGCGAGTTGGTGAAAGCCTTTAAAGATGGACAAGACATCGATGGTGAAGTGCTCACCTATCTGGAGCTTGCTCAG TTCCATAATGCCAGCCAACTTGCTGCCTGGTGCTTGCATCACATCTGCACTAATTACAATTGTATATGTGCCAATTATCGCAAAGAGATCAAGTCCAAATCACCAG AGAACCAGGAGTACTTTGAGAAGCACCGCTGGCCTCCAGTCTGGTACCTGAAAGAGGAGGACCACTACCAGCGGGTGAAGAAGGAGCGCGAGAAGGAGGACGTGGTCCTGAACAAGCATCACTCGCGCCGCCGCTGGTGCTTCTGGAGCACCTCTCCCGCAGtggcctga
- the rhobtb1 gene encoding rho-related BTB domain-containing protein 1 isoform X2 — MWYLEIKHFCPRTPVILVGCQLDLRYADLEAVNRARRPLARPIKPGDILPPERGREVAKELGIPYYETSVFDQFGIKDIFDNAIRAALISRRHLQFWKSHLRRVQKPLLQAPFLPPKAPPPLIKIPECPLNNRDGPRQLLENPLCADVMFIIQEHIHVFAHKIYLSTSSSKFYDLFQMDFSDESQCLVVTERHGRDQLMRTLSLDTEEDVAVLPNLSPCSLRASKSDGTLKIMSFSGRHRRTKLSLASWSKAFYSIHRETVVNPVTGTPAPMTVVKMDHSIQLGPFSAVLRFLYTGELDEKEKDLMKVAQIAEILEVFDLRMMVENIMNKEGFMNQEITKAFHVRKANRIKECLAKNNFTDVVFRLDDGTINAHKPLLISSCDWMAALFGGSFIESANNEVSFPNTSRVCMQVVLEYLYTNQLSPMADLDPMELIALANRLCLPRLIALTEQYAVSELVKAFKDGQDIDGEVLTYLELAQFHNASQLAAWCLHHICTNYNCICANYRKEIKSKSPENQEYFEKHRWPPVWYLKEEDHYQRVKKEREKEDVVLNKHHSRRRWCFWSTSPAVA, encoded by the exons ATGTGGTACCTGGAGATCAAACACTTCTGCCCACGTACTCCCGTCATTCTCGTGGGGTGTCAGCTCGATCTACGCTACGCAGACTTGGAGGCCGTCAACCGAGCCAGACGACCATTAGCAAG GCCTATAAAACCTGGAGACATTTTGCCTCCAGAGCGAGGACGAGAAGTGGCCAAAGAGCTAGGCATTCCATATTATGAAACAAGTGTCTTCGATCAGTTTGGCATCAAAGACATCTTTGACAACGCCATCCGAGCCGCTCTCATCTCTAGACGCCACCTTCAGTTCTGGAAGTCCCATCTGCGGAGGGTCCAGAAGCCATTACTGCAGGCGCCCTTCCTCCCTCCCAAGGCCCCTCCGCCACTGATCAAGATCCCAGAATGTCCCCTGAACAACCGGGACGGACCCAGGCAGCTTCTAGAGAACCCCCTCTGTGCTGACGTCATGTTCATCATTCAAGAGCACATCCACGTGTTTGCCCACAAGATATACTTGTCTACCTCGTCCTCCAAGTTCTACGACCTTTTCCAGATGGACTTCTCTGATGAGTCCCAGTGCTTGGTGGTGACGGAGCGCCACGGGCGGGACCAGCTGATGCGGACTCTCAGCTTGGACACGGAGGAAGACGTGGCTGTGTTGCCCAATCTTTCGCCCTGTTCCCTACGCGCTTCCAAGAGTGACGGGACTCTGAAGATAATGAGCTTTAGCGGAAGACATCGTCGCACTAAGCTGTCCCTGGCGTCCTGGAGTAAAGCGTTCTACAGCATCCACAGAGAAACTGTGGTCAACCCAGTGACGGGCACTCCAGCTCCGATGACGGTGGTGAAGATGGACCACTCCATCCAGCTGGGGCCTTTCAGCGCAGTGCTGCGGTTTCTGTACACGGGGGAGCTGGACGAGAAGGAGAAGGATCTGATGAAGGTTGCTCAGATTGCTGAGATCCTGGAGGTGTTTGACCTGAGGATGATGGTTGAGAACATCATGAACAAAGAGGGTTTCATGAATCAGGAGATCACAAAAGCGTTCCATGTGAGGAAAGCCAACAGGATTAAGGAGTGTCTGGCCAAGAACAATTTCACAG ATGTGGTGTTCAGGCTGGATGACGGCACCATCAACGCACATAAGCCTTTGCTGATCTCCAGCTGTGATTGGATGGCTGCTCTGTTTGGAGGCTCGTTCATTGAGAGTGCAAACAATGAG GTTTCCTTCCCCAACACCAGCAGGGTGTGTATGCAGGTAGTGCTGGAGTACCTTTACACCAATCAGCTGTCGCCCATGGCCGACCTGGACCCAATGGAGTTAATCGCTCTGGCAAACAGACTGTGCCTTCCCCGCCTCATTGCCCTGACAG AGCAATACGCTGTGAGCGAGTTGGTGAAAGCCTTTAAAGATGGACAAGACATCGATGGTGAAGTGCTCACCTATCTGGAGCTTGCTCAG TTCCATAATGCCAGCCAACTTGCTGCCTGGTGCTTGCATCACATCTGCACTAATTACAATTGTATATGTGCCAATTATCGCAAAGAGATCAAGTCCAAATCACCAG AGAACCAGGAGTACTTTGAGAAGCACCGCTGGCCTCCAGTCTGGTACCTGAAAGAGGAGGACCACTACCAGCGGGTGAAGAAGGAGCGCGAGAAGGAGGACGTGGTCCTGAACAAGCATCACTCGCGCCGCCGCTGGTGCTTCTGGAGCACCTCTCCCGCAGtggcctga